The Aquidulcibacter paucihalophilus genomic interval CGACATCTACGCCTCGAACATCCAGGTCGCGGATCTGAATGCTCTGAACGCGATCCTCGCGGTCGTGAAGTGGAAGAAGATGTGCGGCTTCTACCGGGACCTCGAGGAGGAGCATCACTGCACCTACACGACCGACGGCAATCAGCTTACCAATGGCGACCTGCCGTGATCCGCTACCACCGCCTGGAGCCCCGGTTCGTGCAGCATCTGCCTGACCAGCTGATGCCGGGCATCCTGTATGTGTCGATGGAGTACGGCACGGTCGGGCATAGCTGTTGCTGTGGATGTGGGGAGGAGGTGGTGACGCCACTTACCCCCACTGACTGGCGGATCACCTATGACGGAGAGACCATGTCGTTGAGCCCATCGGTCGGCAGTTGGTCGCTTCCCTGTCGGTCTCACTACTTCATCGACAGGTCGCGAGTAATCGAAGCGGGGCAGTGGACGGATGAACAGGTCGCCGCCGAACGTAGACGCGATCACTTGGCCAAGCAGCATCACTACGGCGCGGACTGCGGCCAAATGCTGCCCACGCTGGAACCCGAAGTGAAGCAGCCTGATACGCCTGGGCGCCTGACGCGGCTGTGGCGCTGGTTCTCGGGCTGATACTCGAGAACCTATTGTCGGGGAGCCAAAGCATGGACGGCACCGCCGTCCATGCTTTGGCGGTACGGCCCCAGAGGTCGCCGCGTCGGGATGCGTGGAGAAGGGCGACTCCCCAACGGATTTCTGAATGCACGCCGATGCTCGGTGACCGGGCTCGAAGTCGCCGAAGAAAAGTGTCGGAACTCAGGGCAGCCTTGGATGCGAACGAACCCGTCCGTAGCATCAAGCCGATGGTCGGATGCGAATGGTCTGAAAAGGCCCGCGTTCCCGGCGCTTCGGACAACGAAGCAGGGTTGGTGCGCAGGGCCACGTCGGTCTTCAATGCCGGAATCAGTATCCGTTATGGCCGGGAGCGCGCCCAAGCGTCTGTCCACGCTGAGTGTCTTATCTCGGGCCGTGAGCCAATGACCGCTCTTGGCGCATTTGAGACTGAGAAACTGTAGTTTGGGAAAGGGGCCTTGATCACGGAGGTGGCCATGGGCCAGCTCGACCTTTTCCGGATGCCCCGCAAACCCTGGAACGCTGGCCGCATGACTGGGGCGAAAGCGCCGCTCAAGCCAAAGCACATCTGGGCGATCCGCCAGCACTTGAAGTCTATCGGATCGGTCCGGGACCTGGCGATGTTCAACACAGCCTTGGACGCAAAACTCAGGGGCTGCGATCTCGTCAAGCTACGGCTCGCCGATGTCGCCCACGGGGGCGTCATTCGTCAGCGCTCGACAATCGTCCAGCAGAAGACCGGGCGACCCGTACCGTTCGAGATCACAGAGCCGGCGAGAGAAGCGCTTATGCAATGGCTCGACCTTCGGGGCCGGCGGCCGGACGATTGGTTGTTCCCAAGCCGCAGCAATGCCGGCCGTCATATCGGAACGCGCCAGTACGCACGCCTGGTCGACGGCTGGGTTCGAATGATCGACCTGAATCCGAGTGCGTACGGCACCCACAGCCTGCGACGAACCAAGGTGGCGCTGATCTACAAGAAGACCGGAAACCTCCGCGCCTGCCAGCTGCTCCTGGGTCACGGCAAGCTGGAAAGCACGGTCCGATACCTCGGGATCGAGGTCGACGACGCTCTGGAAATTTCCGAGCAGATCGATCTTTAGACCGCAGTGGGTCCGCCAGAAAGCGGACCCACCAAAGGTCTCTTTTGGGTGGAAAGCGGACATCCGCATCATGCCCGGTTCAGCCCATTTTCAAAGCCGTCGCCATGACATGAACTACTATTACGCAACCACCATCCAGGGGTAGCGTGAGGGGTGAGGTCGAGGACGAGAGCGGGGACTTGTCGTCGGTCGCCAGACGCCCGCGAGTGATTTCCAATCAACAAACGGCGGGCATGTTGTTTAGGGATTTCTCAGGGTGCTAGCACGGCAAAGCAAGGGGATGACGGAGCCGTAGTAGCCCGCGTGGCCAGCATGCCGCGCGCACTCGACGACAGACCAATGACGGTGACCAATTCGTCTTGGGTCCAGGATGCGCTCAGAACCCCCCATTCACCCGAGGTAGATCGGCCATGACGGGCTTCGAATTCTGGGGTTCCCCGCCGCTGCGTTTCCTTCTCAACCTCGTCGGCGAAGGCTTCGAGAGTGGTGCCGAACCTGTAGGACTCAGCGACCACAACACCATCGCAAAGCCTGACTTGCCACGTGTCACCCCAGGCAATCGCCGCGCCGGGTGACCCGTTAATGACCGGGACAATTTGTGCATCGGGTCTGTGGGCCAACAACTGTTCAGCTGTCTGACCAACTTCTTGAGCATGGGCTGAGGATACGGCCATCGCCGCAATGACTGTCGCCAAAACGGTTCGCATGTTCACCTCATTAGGCCGATGCGCCCGCGCCATCTCAGTCTCTGCCGCGAGGCAATAGGTTCAGTCCCAGCAGTAGCCAAAGGAACAAGCCGCCGAAGAAAAGCCCTAGGAGCCATGGGTCAGTCTTCACCTGCATCGCGCGAACGAAAGTGTCAGCCTTAGTAATCTGGACTGCGGTCAGGTCGGGCCTAAGGCGGTCAATCCCGGAAATGAAACCAAGTTGGATGCCATAGACCATCAACCCGAGAACGACCGCCCCGCCTGCCAACCATGGAGCCAACTTGCTGTAGGCTTTGGGATGGTTCCACGCCATCCAGCCACATGCGGTGAGGCCCGCGACGATTAGTGGTCCGGCTATCTCGTTCATGTATCCATGTGTGCCAACCTAAGCCGCATGTGTCGAGGCGGTCGAACGGGTGCCACCCAGGTCGAGGCGACATCAGCCTCGTCCAGACGGTTGAGGAACTCGCCCGAACCTGAAACCATGGGTGCGTTGTATACAACGCGTGCCTGTGGGCGTCATTTTGCTGTCGCCGAATTGGTAGCAAAACCGTCATGGAATCAGCCCCACCTAGCCTCCGGCGCATACGAGTTCTTTCAATGAACAGGTATGCCCAATGTTCTCCCGCAAACCAGCACCGCTCCCCGCACCGAGGAATTTCCTCTCGGTGAAACTCGGCTCGTGGGTGGCCATTGAGGCGAAGGGTTGGGGGGTCGCCATCGTCCCCCTCGTCATCATCGTCAGTCTGGCCTTAGGCAACGTCGTCAGGGGCGGAGCCACCGAGGTATGGCAGCTCATCGGGGAAGTCGCGGAAGCGGCGCAAGCCGAACCCGCCGTGATCGCCGAACCCCCTCAAGAGCGAACCGCGATCACTCCATGAAGTCGATCTCGAACCATGCGTCTGGGTCACGACCGTAGCCGATCTCAGCCAAGACCCAGAGGTGGCCATCGGTCATGGGCTGGAACGGGGTCGCCGACACTTGATAACCCGCCTGAGCGTCCGCTAAGGGTCGGGAGCGGACCATCGCCTGAGGGTGGAAAGCGGACATCAGCCCAGTTCCAAAATTCGCTACTCTCTCTTGCGGAGAGCCCAACGCAAGAACATCCATTGGATGCCGACGAAAACAATCACGGCCACGATCAGGGTGGGAATGAAGAAGAGGTCGGCTGGTTGGGTGCAGGTCTCTCCTGCTTCAATTTGTGCGTCGCTTAAGACGCAATGGGCCATCACCAACGATCCGAGAACGACGACGGTGGCCGTGCAATAGGCCGCCGTAATGATAGAGAAGCCGACAACGGCTCCGAGGTAGCGCATCATTCTCAGGCTCCCTTGCGCGGGTTCGAGCCCGCATCCTGCCTTCAAGGGCCACGTCGCCGCAACGTCCGCTATGGGTCGGAAGCCGACAGTCGCCTAGGGGTGGAAAGCGGACATCTCCTGACGTAGCGTTCCGGATGCGCCGCGCTCTTCCCTATATCGTGTTCTTGGCTTTGGCCTCGTGCGGTGAACAGCCGGAAGCTGATGCTCAGCCGTCCACCCGAATGGACGCGGTCGACGCTTCGAGCGACGAGTTGGAAGGGCTGGTTAGACTAGATAGTTTGGACGCCGCGTCGTCATTGTCTTTAGCGAACGACACCCGACTTGTTGCCTACGCTTCGCCGCATGGAGAAGGGGTCGCTTGGGTAATGCCGGGGCTTCGTTGTCCGAAAGAAGCCTTTGCGGCAGCCAAGAAGGTGGAGATTGGGGCGGCATTTCCGGAAAGCGCGACTTTGGCCGGAGCCTTGTTCGCTCACAATCGGAGGGTCGCGAAAAATCCGGACAACGCTGGCGACTGCGTGAATTCGCCCGGACCCTGAACTGGCCTCTTCATCCCTGAGATCGGCCAGCAAAGATGTCCGCTATGGGTCGGGAGCCGACCGTCGCCCATGGGCGGGAAGCGGACGTTCCCCTTGTGCTACCGGCTGACCCACCAAAGGGTAAGGCCCCAAGCGATCAGGACAGCGATCAATCCCCCCGCGAAACGCCCCAGCCGCCCTGCCGCTGACAACGGGAAGCTGGCGGCGAACCCAACAAGTGCGATGACCGTGACGACGGCTCCCCAGAGGAGGCCATCAATGGCGGTTTCCGCATTTCCGGTCTGGCTGGACCGAACCCAGTAGCCCACCCCAGGAGCGGAGAAGGCCCCAAACAGGAGTGCCGTCCTAATCGCAGCCCACATGAGGGGCAGGTGAGCAAGGCTTGTCGCCCGCGGATTGGCAACCGTCCGAGGGCGAGGCGTTGTCATGGACACACTATGCCGGACACTCATCAACGTCCGCAACGGGTCGGAAGCGGACATTGAAAAGTCGCTGCTCAAGATGCACCGTGAGCTGCCTCAAGGGGTGGAGAAGTCTGTCATCGCTACCAAAATCACGCCCTCAAAAGCCGTCAGCCGTGGCAACCTGACCGTCAACGGCGCGGTCATGTCGATGATGTTTGGCGTCCCGGCATTCGCTTTTGCGGTGCCTCTGCTCCTTGGACTTGATGTGCAAACAGCCGGTGCAGCGGCAGGGCTCGCCTTCTTTGCAAGCTGGCCCTTGGCTTGGCTCACATGGTCCGTTCTCGTCGTCCGGTGGAGGGTTTGGGCTTACGAGCGAGTTGACGATCTGGATGAGCTAAAGATGCACGCGGTGGCCGCCGGTCTGATCTGGCGCAATGGGCACTTCTTCGAGCGAACGGAAATCCGCTCGCAGCTTCAACGCAAACGTATTCGCGAACTTGAGCAGGCTTGGGCAGCTAAGCGTGGAGACCGAGGCTAGCCTGCCCTCTCTCTGGGGAGGTCCGCTTTGGGTCGGGAGCCGACAGCCTCCCAGGGGTGAATGGCGGACAGCTATTCCAACACTTCGATGCCGATAACTTCGCCTGCCTCATTGAGATCGAGGCGGATATCCGGCCCCACATAGTTCGGGATGAGCGCGCTCACTCTAACCATGCTTTTCACGCAGCCAGCCGTTCCCGCACCGGGATGATTGGAGAGATACAGATACCCGACAGAAGGGTCGTCCCTGCTCGGTTCAAATCGCATGGCGTCCCTCCTAGACCTCTAGCCTAACTGCGAGGGGAAGGGTCCGCTATGGGTCGAGAGCAGACCGTCACCTGAGGGTGGAATGCGGACATTGGCGAAGATCAACTCTGCGGCCAATCGAAGCCTTCATGAACCAGCGCGAGAGACTGGGCTGGAGGGAGGCCATACATATCCGTGACGACGCGGGCCGTGAATTCCGCGACATTCGCAGGCTCGACGCGCAGATATGAAACTCCATTGGTCGTTTGGGCTACGGGCTCGACGCTGTGCGCACGGGCGAATGTCCTGAACTTTTCTTGGTCCTCAATGTTTCGTGGTCCCAAGAGAACCCAGTCAAATCCGGCCTTACCATTCTCGACTGAGACCTGGAGAGCCACGGCATCTTGATCAGATGGACGGTCGGGAGTGCTGAACATCAGCGTTGCCCATTTCGATCCAGCCGATCCGCGGGACATTGCTTCGACCAAAGCGGGCAGGTCGTCTGTTCGAACCTCCGTCTGCTTTAGTAGGCGCGGCATTCCCCCTTTGCCTCGATCCCAGACGAGGTAGTCAGATTTGAAAGCTAGGACTGCGACCGCAACAGTCATTGCGGCGATGATGCCGAAGATGATGGCGGCGGAAATCAACAGCGCCCTCTTATTCCCACGCGACTTGGCCATGAAAGCGAAGCTAGTTCGGCGCGCGACCGCGTCAACGCGGAAAGCGCACAAGCGTCAACGTCCGCTTTGGGTCGGGAGCGGACTGTCGCCTACGGGTGGGAAGCGGACTTTCCGCTGGTCCATCGATGGATGCGGCACATGGATGTGCAGGGGCGGCGAAGTCAGAAAATGATGGCCCCGACTTCAATCCAGAAATTGTCCATCGAAAGATTCAATTCTCGGGATGATCTCGTCAACTGACGCAATATCAGTGTCATCGACAAATGCGTAGCGCACCGAGGAGCATCTCCGATCCTTAGATGGGGTTTGGGATAGAAACACGCGAACAATGCCCACTACATCGCCTACGGTGCATCGGAAAACGTAGTCTTTTCCTCCCCGAACATCAGCAGACGAATATATTGCCATTTGCTGGCGACAATCCGCTCTGACATCTGATTCGGACCTGTCACTGGACGCAGCGGAAACAAATCCGGGAACCGAATAGCATTCCCCGCCAGCAAAGCACGACAACGCAAGCTGCTCGGCTACATCACGCCGAACGCTACAATTTTCGCCTCCGGCCCAAGTGCAGGCACCGCAAGTTAGGACGGAGGTCAAGACTGCTGCGAGCCTGAACATCGACGGCACCAAATGATAGTTTGACGGCCAATACGTGGTGACCGGGCCAGACTATATCGAAGGGTAAAGAGTCCGCTATGGGTCGGTATCAGCCAAAGGCATCTGACCGAAAAGCAGACGTTCCCAGGCTCAGACGTCATAGCTGAATGTCGTTTTTTCGGCGCTGAGGAACTGTCTGGTTCTGGCGCTAAGCGGCTATCGTCCGTTGGGCTAGCTCTCTATTTCCCGCCACCTCCGAGTCGCCCTCTGTTATCCGGGTGTCGAACTCTCGGCGCTGCCTGACGGAAGGCACGCTCCCAATTGCGGGCCGAGCGCCAACACATGCGGATATTCAGACCGCCAGTCGGAGTTGCATGTATCCTGGATCATCGCCTCTCCAGCCCCTAGTGGACAAGCGAACAGGTGCCGACGGCCGGCGAGGTCGGGAGTAGAGAGCTCGACGAGGGTGCGCGCCTCAAGGTCGCGGGCGGCGGTCCGAACGGCGGGATCAGTATAGCGCCGGCCGAGCTCATTCTCTGTCCAACAGGCGACGCCTTCTTGCCAGAGTTGGAACTCGGCATAGCGCCAGGCGCGCTCCCCGACGACATCGGCGAAGGCCGCCCGGGCTTGCAGGTAACCGGTCAAAGCGTCCTCGAAGCCCCCCCCCCCCCCGCGCCAACCGCGCTGACCAAAGCGAGCGAAGCCGACCGGTGCGCGGCGACGACGCCCGAAGCCTCGCTGGATTCTGGCTCTGGTCGCCATGGAGGCCAGCTGAAGAGCTACTCAGCGTCCTGCGGTGAGTGAGGTCTTCGGGACCACCTTTCCGGCGGTGTGTGCAAAGGCCCAGCAGCAGCATGGCCCATCCGGTCCGCTCTGCCCGGCGATGCTCATCGCATTGCGAGTTTTTAATGTGACTTTATAACATAACATCTGAGAAAAGCTCGTGGAGAAAAGGGAGGCCAAATTGAACCGACGCGGAATTATCAGCGCCGGGCTCGCCACGCTGACGGTCGGCTGCAAGCCGGCATCGAGCTCGCGTGGCCCCGCCGACAAAGGCCTGACGCGGGAAAACCGCTGGGCCCGAACCTTCTCCGTTCGCGAGCATGCCGGCTTCAAGGTCGTGGAGTTCACGGCCCAAGTGGTTGCGTGGGGCGGAGCCGCCCAGGGCGGGGTACAGCGCCGCCGGGTGGTACTCGCGCCCAAGGCAGGGCCCGCACCCCACCTGACAGGCGACCTCGCCGGCGCCGCGGTGGTGCGCACGCCGGTCGAACGGATCGCGGTCAACTACGCGCCGCAGGAGGCCATGCTGGTCCAGCTGGGCGTGGCCGACCGGCTGGTCGCGGTCGGCGGGATCAACTCCTATGACGACGACATCCGGGCCCGCGCGCGCCGGGGAGAACTGCTCCAGGTCGGCTACGGCTGGCATTCAGCGCCGGCGCTCGATGTCCTGATCGCCTCCCGGCCGGACGTCTTCTTCATGGCTCAGATCGATCCCAGCCATTCTTCCCACCTGGAGCGCATCCAGGCCATGGGCGTGCCGGTCGTCCCTTTCTTCCTGAGCAACGAGCCCCACTACATGGGCCAGGTCGAGTACATCCGCCTTGTGGGTCTGCTGACCGGCCGTGAAGCGGAAGCGGAAGCGCATATCCGCCAGGTGGCAGAGCGGGTTGAGGGCCTGAAGACGGCAGCGGCCGCCAGACCGCGCCGTTCGGCGCTGCACAGCTGGTGGATGGGCGGCGACGCCTTCATGGCGATCGTACGAAACGGCGAAGCCATGCTGATGCGGGACGCCAACCTCGAGGTTGTCATGGGCCAGCCCGACGATGCGCGCCACGATTCCAGCATCCGGCTAGGAACGGAGCGGCTGCTGGCGGACGGCCGGGACGCTGAGTTCTGGATCGCCCGTGACCCGCATGGACGCCCCTTCCCCGATCGCCAAGTGTTGCAGCAATTCAAGGCCTGGCGCGAGGACCGCGTTTTCGCCGTCGACGGTCGGATCAAGCAGCGCGCCGACGCCTACGACATCTGGCACACCGGGCCGATCCGGCCCGACCTGCTGCTCGCTGACTATGTGAAGATGGCCAATCCGGACCTTGTCCCGGGTCCGTTCACTTTCCTCAGCCTCGATCGCCAAACGAGGCCCGCATGAAGGGCGTCGTCACGCACCGCGCCCTTGCTGGCGGCGGCCTGCTCCTGCTTGCCCTGCTGGGTCTGATCGCGGCCGCGCTGACCCATGGTCAGATCAGCCTGACGCTCGGCCAGGCCATCCGCGCGGTCATCGATCCCGCTGCGGATCCTGTGGCCAGTCAGATCGTCGCGCAAATCCGCATGCCACGCATGCTCACCGGCGTGCTTGCCGGGGCCGGACTGGGGGTGGCGGGCGTCCTCATGCAGGCGCTGTTCAGGAACCCGGTGGCGGACGCCTGGTCCCTGGGCCTGACCGCTGGCGGCCAGCTGGGCGTCGCCCTCGCCGTTGCCGGAGCGGCCTTCGCCGGCCCAGCCGCCGTCTCCTTTGTTTCGACATTCAAGGGCCTGGACCTGACCCTCGGCGCCGCTATCGGAGTATCCGCCGCGGCAGCTCTGGTGCTCAGTCTTGGACGACGTCTCGGCACGATCACCCTGCTCGTTGTCGGGCTCATGATCTGGTTTACGGCCCAGGGGCTCGTCAGTGTAATTCTCCACTTCGCCAGTCGCGCCGGCGGTCGGGTCTTCGGCGGCTGGAACGACGGCACGTTTACCGGAGTCACGGGCGCGGATCTTCCGCTGCTGGCGATCCCGATTTTGATCGGCCTGGCGGTCGCCGTGGCGGCCGGTAAGCCGCTGACGTCCCTGTTGCTCGGCGAGACCTACGCTCGCAGTCTCGGAGCGGACGTCGGCCGGTTGAGATGGCTGGTCGTGGGTGCCACTGTCCTGATGGTGGCGCCCATCACGGCCTGGTGCGGACCGGTGACTTTCATCGGTTTGATCGTTCCTCATTTCGCGCGGGCGATCGCGGGGACGGCGCGGATTGGGCCCCTCCTGCCGTTGGCGGCGCTCTCGGGAGCGCTCCTGGCGGTCGCGGCCGATTTCGTGGTCCACCTCCCCTGGGACCAGCATTTCCTGCACCTGAACGCGGTTCTGGCCCTCGTCGGAGCCCCGGTGGTGATCCTGCTGTTGCTCTTCTCGCCTGGAATGCGGGGGTATCGGTGATGCTGACCCTTGAGCAACTGGTCTGTGGCTATGGACCACCGCGCGGCTCCGTCGTCGATGCCGTCTCCCTGACGGTCGATGCTGGTGCCTTCGTCTGCTTGCTCGGTCGGAACGGGGCCGGCAAGTCGACCCTGATGCGCACGCTTGCGGGCCTCCAGCCGCCCCTGGCCGGCATCGCCCGGCTTGATGGTGATGAGGTCCACTCACTGTCCGCGCCGGAACGTGCGCGTCGCATCGCCGTCGTTCTCACCGAGCGGCCGTCCAGCCCGGGACTGACCGTCGACGACGTGGTCCGTCTGGGTCGCCAACCGTTCACGGGCTGGGACGGTCGCCTGACCGACAATGATGAAGCACTCGCCGACGAGGCGGTTAATGCGGCCGGGGCGACCCCCTTCCTCGGTCGGCTGATTGACGACCTCTCCGACGGCGAGCGGCAGCGGGTGATGATCGCTCGCGCCATGGCGCAGACGCCCCGCCTGATGGTGCTGGACGAGATCACCGCCTTCCTCGACCTGCCCGGACGCGTCGAGGTGATGGCGATGCTGCGTCAACGTGCGCGCGAGACAGGCTCCGCGATCCTCCTCTCAAGCCACGATCTCGATCTGTCCCTGCAGCTGGCTGACATCGTCTGGCTGCTGGACGGGTCGGGAGCCCTTCAGGTCGGCACTCCCGAGGCGCTGATCGAGCGCGGCCTCATCGGCGAGGCTTTTGACACGCCCGACGTCGCCTTCTCCGCCGAACGCGGCCGGTTCGAACTCAACTCACGGCACTAGGCCGTCCACCCAGCGCACAGGACCACCATGCGATCCTTCCTTCTCGCCACCTCCCTCCTCACCCTGCCCGGTGCCGCCCTGGCGCAGTCGGCCGTGCTAGAGCCGACCCAACTGGACGAAGTGGTGGTCACCGCAACTCGCAGCGAGCAGTCGATCCTCGACGTGCCGGCGGCGATTTCGAGCCAGAATCTGGATGAACTCCGGCAGCAGGGTTTCACTTATGGCACCGATGAATTTCGCGGCGTGCCCGGGGTCTATTTCCGGCGCGGCGAGGGCGACGGGGACGAATTCCCCTTTGTCAGCATCCGCGGCGTCACCGGCAACCACGGCAACGACACCTTCCTCGCCTTGATCGACGGCATCCCCTTTGTGGGGCCTGATGAGGAGGTGATGCTCTACCAGGTGCCGTACGGGGCTGTGGAGCGGGTCGAGGTCGTTCGCGGGCCGGTGTCCGCGCTCTACGGCCGCGGCGCGATCGCGGGCGCCGTCAACTACATCACGCGAAATCCTCGAGAGGATGGGCTTGAGATTTCCGTCAGCGCCGGAAGTGATGACTATTATCGCGCTGAGGCTCTCGTCGAAAGCGCGGGCGACCGCGCAAGCTTCGTTGGCAGCGTCTCCTATGAGACCTCCGAGGGCTGGCGCGAGCAGAGCGCGCGCGAAAATCTGAACCTGTTCGGCAAGGCGCGGTTCGATCTGTCCTCCTCCACGACTCTGTCGCTCTACGCCAACTATCTGGACCGTGCCGGTGATGTGCCGGGGGCGATTCCGACGCTCGCAGACGGCACGGTGCCGGACGGCATCGATCGGGAGGTTTTCCTTGGCTACGGCGACACCCATAACGACTTCCAGGGCCACATGGGCGCTGTCAGGCTGGATCACACAGCCTCGGACGAGCTCTCCTTTTCAGTCACGGCGCACGCCCGCCGGTTCGACACGGACGTCTTCCTGAATTTCTACGACCCTTTCGGCTTCAATCCCCCTGCCAACATCATGGCCGTGAACGGCTATGCCTCGCACGGGGAAAGCGGCACCGCCTTCGGCGAGGCCACCGCCCGCTGGACGCCGGGCCGCCATGACATCCTGGTTGGCGTCAGCGCCGAGCGGACGACGCTTGACGATGACGAGCGCTGGAGCGG includes:
- a CDS encoding ABC transporter substrate-binding protein — protein: MNRRGIISAGLATLTVGCKPASSSRGPADKGLTRENRWARTFSVREHAGFKVVEFTAQVVAWGGAAQGGVQRRRVVLAPKAGPAPHLTGDLAGAAVVRTPVERIAVNYAPQEAMLVQLGVADRLVAVGGINSYDDDIRARARRGELLQVGYGWHSAPALDVLIASRPDVFFMAQIDPSHSSHLERIQAMGVPVVPFFLSNEPHYMGQVEYIRLVGLLTGREAEAEAHIRQVAERVEGLKTAAAARPRRSALHSWWMGGDAFMAIVRNGEAMLMRDANLEVVMGQPDDARHDSSIRLGTERLLADGRDAEFWIARDPHGRPFPDRQVLQQFKAWREDRVFAVDGRIKQRADAYDIWHTGPIRPDLLLADYVKMANPDLVPGPFTFLSLDRQTRPA
- a CDS encoding DUF2283 domain-containing protein; translation: MRFEPSRDDPSVGYLYLSNHPGAGTAGCVKSMVRVSALIPNYVGPDIRLDLNEAGEVIGIEVLE
- a CDS encoding tyrosine-type recombinase/integrase, translated to MGQLDLFRMPRKPWNAGRMTGAKAPLKPKHIWAIRQHLKSIGSVRDLAMFNTALDAKLRGCDLVKLRLADVAHGGVIRQRSTIVQQKTGRPVPFEITEPAREALMQWLDLRGRRPDDWLFPSRSNAGRHIGTRQYARLVDGWVRMIDLNPSAYGTHSLRRTKVALIYKKTGNLRACQLLLGHGKLESTVRYLGIEVDDALEISEQIDL
- a CDS encoding iron ABC transporter permease, with the translated sequence MKGVVTHRALAGGGLLLLALLGLIAAALTHGQISLTLGQAIRAVIDPAADPVASQIVAQIRMPRMLTGVLAGAGLGVAGVLMQALFRNPVADAWSLGLTAGGQLGVALAVAGAAFAGPAAVSFVSTFKGLDLTLGAAIGVSAAAALVLSLGRRLGTITLLVVGLMIWFTAQGLVSVILHFASRAGGRVFGGWNDGTFTGVTGADLPLLAIPILIGLAVAVAAGKPLTSLLLGETYARSLGADVGRLRWLVVGATVLMVAPITAWCGPVTFIGLIVPHFARAIAGTARIGPLLPLAALSGALLAVAADFVVHLPWDQHFLHLNAVLALVGAPVVILLLLFSPGMRGYR
- a CDS encoding TonB-dependent receptor; this encodes MRSFLLATSLLTLPGAALAQSAVLEPTQLDEVVVTATRSEQSILDVPAAISSQNLDELRQQGFTYGTDEFRGVPGVYFRRGEGDGDEFPFVSIRGVTGNHGNDTFLALIDGIPFVGPDEEVMLYQVPYGAVERVEVVRGPVSALYGRGAIAGAVNYITRNPREDGLEISVSAGSDDYYRAEALVESAGDRASFVGSVSYETSEGWREQSARENLNLFGKARFDLSSSTTLSLYANYLDRAGDVPGAIPTLADGTVPDGIDREVFLGYGDTHNDFQGHMGAVRLDHTASDELSFSVTAHARRFDTDVFLNFYDPFGFNPPANIMAVNGYASHGESGTAFGEATARWTPGRHDILVGVSAERTTLDDDERWSGQYGFTFGCGFAFFLIEIDYTTGETLNAGHPCFVQNQVQALTEATNSFWSVFIQDEVELTETLTLTLGGRYDAFDREVTFGATSPFNPGGQAGGDSSAFAPKAALSWRYGPGQVYVAYGRGFNSNFGPTWQWDPSQYARTEEPTTIDNLEIGWKGRALDDRLTFETALFHLVQKNRRVFVTNPDPLGPPTLATTGQRYEVTGFEGAIEFRPTTDTTLNATFTWLDPVWDEFEAGGVDYSGVTPTGVPGQMFAVSAEHRFTPGFRGRVGYEWYADYQISLDNAHEGGGYDLVSLSGVFDISDRVAVDVSATNALDSDYLAFFGNEHDVTHATPGVPRQIRATLRARF
- a CDS encoding DUF6527 family protein, which codes for MIRYHRLEPRFVQHLPDQLMPGILYVSMEYGTVGHSCCCGCGEEVVTPLTPTDWRITYDGETMSLSPSVGSWSLPCRSHYFIDRSRVIEAGQWTDEQVAAERRRDHLAKQHHYGADCGQMLPTLEPEVKQPDTPGRLTRLWRWFSG
- a CDS encoding ABC transporter ATP-binding protein, coding for MLTLEQLVCGYGPPRGSVVDAVSLTVDAGAFVCLLGRNGAGKSTLMRTLAGLQPPLAGIARLDGDEVHSLSAPERARRIAVVLTERPSSPGLTVDDVVRLGRQPFTGWDGRLTDNDEALADEAVNAAGATPFLGRLIDDLSDGERQRVMIARAMAQTPRLMVLDEITAFLDLPGRVEVMAMLRQRARETGSAILLSSHDLDLSLQLADIVWLLDGSGALQVGTPEALIERGLIGEAFDTPDVAFSAERGRFELNSRH